One window of Pectobacterium carotovorum genomic DNA carries:
- the sufC gene encoding Fe-S cluster assembly ATPase SufC: protein MLSIENLKVSVEGKEIIKGLNLTIKPGEVHAIMGPNGSGKSTLSATLAGREEYEVTDGSVSFKGKDLLELAPEDRAGEGVFMAFQYPVEIPGVSNQFFLQTSVNAVRKYREQEPLDRFDFADFIEEKIKLLNMPEDLLTRSVNVGFSGGEKKRNDILQMAALEPDLCILDETDSGLDIDALKIVSNGVNSLRDGKRSFIIVTHYQRILDYIKPDHVHVLYQGRIVKSGDFSLVKQLEEQGYGWLTDEQ from the coding sequence ATGTTAAGCATCGAAAATTTAAAAGTCAGCGTAGAAGGCAAAGAGATCATCAAAGGGCTTAATCTCACCATTAAGCCGGGTGAAGTCCACGCGATTATGGGCCCAAATGGTTCAGGAAAGAGTACGCTCTCCGCAACGCTGGCTGGACGTGAAGAATATGAAGTGACCGACGGTTCTGTCAGTTTCAAAGGGAAAGACCTGCTGGAGTTGGCTCCAGAAGATCGCGCGGGTGAAGGCGTCTTTATGGCGTTTCAGTACCCTGTCGAAATCCCCGGCGTCAGCAACCAATTCTTCCTGCAAACCTCCGTTAACGCGGTGCGTAAATACCGTGAGCAGGAACCTCTGGATCGCTTTGACTTCGCCGACTTTATCGAAGAAAAGATCAAGCTGTTGAATATGCCGGAAGATTTGTTGACCCGTTCGGTCAACGTGGGCTTCTCCGGCGGTGAGAAGAAGCGTAATGATATTCTGCAGATGGCGGCGCTGGAGCCGGACCTGTGCATTCTGGATGAAACCGACTCCGGGCTGGACATCGATGCACTGAAAATCGTCTCTAACGGCGTAAACTCCCTGCGTGACGGCAAACGCTCGTTCATCATCGTAACGCACTACCAGCGTATTCTTGATTACATCAAACCGGATCACGTCCACGTTCTGTATCAGGGACGTATTGTGAAATCCGGTGATTTTTCGCTGGTGAAACAGTTGGAGGAGCAAGGCTATGGCTGGCTTACCGACGAGCAATAA
- the apbE gene encoding FAD:protein FMN transferase ApbE, with translation MMPLAAKRLLLCGLFCLLTACDNPTPTTQRPLLTIEGKTMGTFYSVKISGDVTEDKTQLQREIDALLEQANNDISTYRDDSVLSRFNQYRGTDPQPISNGMADIILAALRIGKATHGAMDITVGPLVNLWGFGPQKQPTRIPSQQQIDLARQNVGLRHLKLISDEKGEWIQKDLPDLYVDLSTLGEGYGADILAQLMTRKGITNYLVSVGGAISSRGVNAEGTPWRVAIQKPTDQENAAQAAVNLQGYAISTSGSYRNYFEEDSKRYSHVIDPETGRPITHQLVSATVIAPTALEADGWDTGLIVLGTEKALKLAEQQGLAVYLITKTDKGFSAVMTPQFKSFLIAAQ, from the coding sequence ATGATGCCTCTCGCCGCGAAGAGATTGCTACTCTGTGGCTTATTCTGCCTTCTGACAGCCTGCGATAATCCAACGCCGACAACACAGCGCCCTTTGTTGACCATTGAAGGCAAAACCATGGGGACGTTTTACAGCGTAAAAATTAGCGGCGACGTCACCGAAGACAAAACGCAGTTGCAACGAGAAATCGATGCCCTGCTGGAGCAGGCCAATAACGACATTTCCACCTACCGTGACGATTCGGTACTGTCGCGTTTTAATCAGTACAGGGGAACGGATCCCCAGCCCATCAGCAATGGCATGGCGGATATTATTCTGGCCGCGCTGCGTATCGGTAAAGCCACGCACGGCGCGATGGATATCACCGTCGGCCCGTTGGTTAATCTCTGGGGATTCGGCCCGCAGAAGCAACCTACGCGGATTCCCAGCCAACAGCAGATTGATTTAGCGCGGCAAAATGTCGGGCTGCGCCACCTGAAACTGATAAGTGATGAAAAAGGCGAGTGGATTCAGAAAGACCTCCCGGATTTGTATGTCGATCTCTCCACGCTGGGCGAAGGGTACGGCGCAGACATTCTCGCGCAGCTAATGACGCGTAAAGGGATCACCAATTATCTGGTTTCCGTCGGCGGTGCGATTTCCAGCCGTGGGGTGAATGCCGAGGGTACGCCGTGGCGTGTGGCGATTCAGAAGCCAACCGACCAGGAAAATGCAGCGCAGGCGGCGGTGAATTTGCAGGGTTATGCGATCAGCACCTCCGGCAGCTATCGGAATTATTTTGAGGAAGACAGCAAGCGCTATTCTCACGTTATCGATCCCGAGACGGGCAGACCGATTACTCATCAGTTGGTTTCTGCAACCGTGATTGCGCCAACCGCGCTGGAAGCCGACGGCTGGGATACGGGTTTGATCGTGTTGGGAACGGAGAAGGCGTTGAAGCTGGCGGAGCAGCAGGGGCTGGCGGTTTATCTGATTACCAAAACGGATAAGGGCTTTAGCGCAGTGATGACGCCACAGTTCAAATCCTTCCTGATTGCAGCACAGTGA
- the sufS gene encoding cysteine desulfurase SufS yields MSYPIERVRADFPLLASEVHGHLLAYLDSAASAQKPHAVIDREAEFYRHEYAAVHRGIHTLSAQATSTMEAVREKVASFINAASAEEIVFVRGTTEAINLVANSYGRTFIQPGDNLIITEMEHHANIVPWQMLAEARGVEVRVLPLAEEGTLDIAQLPGLLDERTRLLAVTQISNVLGTLNPVKAMIAQAKAAGAVVLIDGAQSIMHQPVDVQDLDCDFFVFSGHKIYGPSGIGVLYGKRDLLQAMPPWEGGGAMICQVSLRTGTTYADSPWRFEAGSPNTGGIIGLGAALDYVTALGREDIQRYESSLMQYALEALTQVPDLTLYGPAERHGVIAFNLGQHHAYDVGSFLDQYGIAIRTGHHCAMPLMEHYGVPSMCRASLAVYTTREEIDRLVAGLQRIHRLLGS; encoded by the coding sequence ATGAGTTATCCTATTGAACGGGTTCGCGCCGATTTCCCGTTGCTGGCAAGTGAGGTTCACGGCCATCTGTTAGCCTATCTTGATAGCGCCGCGAGTGCGCAAAAACCGCACGCGGTAATCGATCGCGAAGCCGAATTCTATCGCCATGAATATGCTGCGGTGCATCGCGGCATTCACACGCTGAGCGCACAGGCGACCAGCACGATGGAAGCGGTGCGCGAAAAGGTGGCATCCTTTATCAATGCCGCCTCAGCAGAAGAAATTGTCTTTGTACGCGGGACGACAGAGGCCATCAATCTGGTGGCTAACAGCTATGGCCGCACCTTCATCCAGCCGGGCGATAACCTGATCATCACCGAGATGGAACACCACGCGAATATCGTTCCCTGGCAGATGCTGGCGGAAGCGCGTGGCGTTGAGGTTCGTGTATTGCCGCTGGCTGAAGAGGGCACGCTGGATATCGCGCAGCTTCCTGGCTTGCTGGACGAACGTACTCGTCTGCTGGCAGTAACGCAGATCTCTAACGTGTTGGGCACGCTGAACCCAGTGAAAGCCATGATTGCGCAGGCAAAAGCAGCGGGCGCGGTGGTGTTGATCGATGGCGCGCAGTCGATTATGCATCAGCCTGTCGATGTGCAGGATCTGGACTGCGATTTCTTTGTCTTTTCAGGACATAAGATCTACGGCCCTTCGGGTATTGGCGTGTTATACGGCAAACGTGACCTGCTTCAGGCTATGCCACCGTGGGAAGGTGGCGGGGCGATGATTTGCCAGGTGAGCCTGCGTACGGGCACCACCTATGCCGATTCACCGTGGCGCTTTGAAGCGGGATCGCCCAACACGGGCGGTATCATAGGCTTAGGTGCTGCGCTGGACTACGTGACGGCGCTGGGGCGTGAAGATATTCAACGTTATGAATCCTCGCTGATGCAGTATGCGCTGGAAGCGTTAACGCAGGTGCCCGATCTGACACTGTACGGTCCTGCTGAGCGTCACGGCGTCATTGCGTTTAATCTTGGGCAGCACCATGCCTATGATGTCGGAAGTTTCCTCGATCAGTACGGTATTGCGATTCGCACCGGCCACCATTGCGCGATGCCGCTGATGGAACACTACGGTGTTCCTAGTATGTGCCGCGCCTCGCTGGCCGTTTATACTACACGCGAAGAAATTGACCGGCTGGTTGCCGGATTGCAACGTATCCATCGATTGCTGGGCAGTTAA
- the sufA gene encoding Fe-S cluster assembly scaffold SufA, translating into MQAENVGTFSLDENVWQGLTLTESAVKQIKNLMKQDEAVQGLRLGVKQSGCAGFGYVLDLVQEFETDDLVFERDGAKLYVPLKAMPFIDGTELDFVREGLNQIFKFNNPRAQHACGCGESFGI; encoded by the coding sequence ATGCAAGCGGAAAATGTAGGGACGTTTTCACTGGATGAAAATGTCTGGCAAGGACTGACGCTGACCGAGAGCGCCGTGAAGCAGATTAAGAATCTGATGAAGCAGGATGAAGCCGTGCAAGGACTGCGGCTCGGCGTTAAACAATCAGGCTGTGCAGGGTTTGGCTACGTGCTGGATCTGGTACAGGAGTTTGAGACCGACGATCTGGTCTTCGAACGTGATGGCGCAAAACTGTATGTCCCACTGAAAGCGATGCCTTTCATTGACGGCACAGAACTTGATTTCGTCCGTGAAGGGCTGAATCAGATATTCAAGTTTAATAATCCCAGAGCGCAGCATGCTTGTGGATGTGGCGAAAGCTTTGGCATTTAA
- the sufD gene encoding Fe-S cluster assembly protein SufD has translation MAGLPTSNKVTSDNATGKTSIAQKQEQALQQWHGLFERDASRRSEEANQHWQDVVRLGLPHRKHEHWKYTPLDGLLSNEFVAPQAQSLDRAAVDALALAVDSWRLVFVDGVFNAELSDSTWGPYQVDVQASRARGALPAAIQSEVFLHLTESLASTSTLIRLAAGQQAEKPLYLLHISSCQAAALNTVHHRHHLNVEHGASAEIIEHYVSLDEHAHFTGARLTVNAAENSQVSHYKLAFEAAAGYHFAHNDLVLARDARVRSHSFLLGAGLTRHNTSAQLNGEGTNLSMNSLILPVGSEVCDTRTYLEHNQGYGESRQLHKVIVNDRARAVFNGMIKVAPHALKTDGQMTNNNLLLGRLAEVDTKPQLEIYADDVKCSHGATIGRMDEEQLFYLRSRGITQQDAQQMIIFAFAAEVTEAIENESLRDVVLERIAQRLPNALANAGKAV, from the coding sequence ATGGCTGGCTTACCGACGAGCAATAAGGTGACGAGCGACAACGCGACGGGTAAAACCAGCATCGCCCAGAAGCAAGAGCAGGCGCTGCAACAATGGCATGGCCTGTTTGAGCGTGATGCGTCGCGCCGTTCTGAAGAGGCGAACCAACACTGGCAGGACGTAGTGCGCCTTGGCTTACCGCACCGTAAGCATGAGCACTGGAAATACACGCCGCTGGATGGCTTGCTGAGCAACGAATTTGTCGCACCGCAGGCACAGTCTCTCGATCGTGCAGCGGTAGATGCCTTGGCATTAGCCGTGGATAGCTGGCGTCTGGTGTTTGTCGATGGCGTATTCAATGCCGAACTCAGCGACAGCACCTGGGGCCCTTATCAGGTTGATGTACAGGCGTCGCGTGCGCGTGGCGCGCTGCCTGCGGCCATCCAGTCAGAAGTGTTCCTGCATCTGACCGAAAGTCTGGCTAGCACCAGTACGCTGATTCGCCTGGCTGCCGGACAGCAGGCGGAAAAACCGCTTTATCTGTTGCACATCAGCAGCTGTCAGGCAGCGGCGTTGAACACAGTTCACCATCGCCATCATTTGAACGTCGAACATGGCGCGAGTGCGGAAATTATCGAGCACTACGTCAGTCTGGATGAGCATGCGCACTTTACTGGCGCACGCCTGACGGTGAATGCGGCGGAAAATAGCCAGGTTAGCCACTATAAGCTGGCGTTTGAAGCGGCAGCAGGCTACCACTTCGCGCACAACGATCTGGTTCTGGCGCGTGATGCTCGGGTTCGTAGCCACAGCTTCTTGCTGGGTGCGGGTCTGACGCGTCATAACACCAGCGCCCAGTTGAACGGTGAAGGCACTAATCTGTCCATGAACAGCCTGATTCTGCCGGTTGGTAGCGAAGTGTGTGATACGCGAACGTATCTGGAACACAATCAGGGCTATGGCGAAAGCCGCCAGCTGCATAAGGTTATCGTCAACGATCGTGCCAGAGCGGTGTTTAACGGCATGATCAAAGTTGCGCCGCATGCGCTGAAAACTGACGGGCAGATGACCAACAATAACCTGCTGCTTGGCCGACTGGCTGAAGTCGACACCAAGCCGCAGTTGGAAATCTACGCAGACGACGTGAAATGCAGCCACGGCGCCACTATTGGGCGTATGGACGAAGAACAGCTGTTCTATCTACGTTCCCGCGGTATTACGCAGCAGGATGCGCAACAGATGATCATCTTCGCCTTTGCGGCGGAAGTCACAGAAGCAATTGAAAACGAGTCTCTGCGAGATGTGGTTCTGGAACGTATCGCGCAGCGTTTGCCAAACGCGCTGGCGAATGCCGGCAAGGCGGTATGA
- a CDS encoding FAD-binding oxidoreductase → MIPQITQSPGLVQPVLNFLEALKKNGFTGDTATNYADRLTMATDNSIYQLLPDAVVFPRSTADVAILSRLAGDTRFSGLTFTPRGGGTGTNGQALNRGIVVDMSRYMNRILEINPEQGWVRVEAGVIKDQLNQYLKPYGYFFAPELSTSNRATLGGMINTDASGQGSLVYGKTSDHVLGLRAVLLGGEMLDTQAMPVELAEKLALEDSAIGRIYHTVLHRCREQRALIIDKFPKLNRFLTGYDLRHVFSDDLRTFDLTRILTGAEGTLAFITEAKLDITPLPKSRRLVNIKYDSFNSALRNAPFMVEAKALSVETVDSKVLNLAREDIVWHSVSELITDVPNQEMLGLNIVEFAGDDEALINGQVDALCQRLDTLLATGEGGVIGYQTCNDLAGIERIYAMRKKAVGLLGNSKGQAKPIPFAEDTCVPPQHLADYIEEFRALLDSHNLTYGMFGHVDAGVLHVRPALDMCDPQQEMLMKQLSDQIVALTAKYGGLLWGEHGKGFRAEYSPEFFGPELYAELRRIKAAFDPDNRLNPGKICAPLDVDAPMMKVDAVKRGTFDRTIPLTVRTAFRGAMECNGNGLCFNFDARSPMCPSMKISGNRIHSPKGRATLVREWLRLLAEQGVDPVVLEKALPQQKLSLRAFIQKTRNTWQAKQGDYDFSHEVKDAMSGCLACKACSTQCPIKIDVPGFRSRFLQLYHTRYLRPVRDYLVAGVESYAPLMARSPKTFNFFLKMPLLNNLSRSQIGMVDLPLLSSPSLRQQFAGHSGVNTTLEQLEQLPEAARQQYVLIVQDPFTSYYDAQVVADFVHLIEKLKLKPVLLPFSPNGKAQHIKGFLQRFAKTASKTADFLNRVAKLGMPMVGVDPALVLCYRDEYREILGEKRGDFQVQLVHEWLVTALADSTPQPATGKSWYLLGHCTETTALPISTKQWSDIFSRFGAKLENVSVGCCGMAGTYGHETKNLANSQGIYALSWQQVLQKLPQKRCLTTGYSCRSQVKRMEGSALRHPLQALLEII, encoded by the coding sequence ATGATCCCACAGATCACGCAATCTCCCGGGCTGGTTCAGCCGGTGCTTAATTTTCTGGAAGCATTGAAGAAAAATGGATTCACAGGCGATACGGCGACTAATTATGCCGATCGTCTGACGATGGCAACGGATAACAGTATCTACCAGCTTTTGCCGGATGCGGTGGTTTTCCCCCGCTCAACCGCCGATGTGGCGATCCTCTCGCGGCTGGCGGGTGATACGCGTTTTTCAGGGTTGACCTTTACGCCACGCGGTGGCGGGACAGGAACAAACGGGCAGGCGCTGAACCGCGGCATCGTGGTCGATATGTCGCGTTATATGAACCGCATTCTGGAGATCAATCCTGAACAGGGCTGGGTACGCGTCGAGGCTGGCGTCATTAAAGATCAGCTTAACCAATATCTGAAGCCTTACGGCTATTTCTTCGCACCTGAACTGTCGACCAGTAACCGAGCAACGCTGGGTGGTATGATCAATACCGATGCATCAGGGCAAGGTTCGCTGGTGTACGGTAAAACCTCAGACCATGTGCTGGGGCTGCGTGCGGTTCTGCTGGGCGGCGAAATGCTGGATACGCAGGCGATGCCGGTAGAGTTGGCAGAGAAACTGGCGTTAGAAGATTCCGCCATCGGCCGTATTTACCATACGGTGCTGCACCGCTGCCGCGAACAGCGTGCGTTGATTATCGACAAGTTCCCTAAGCTGAATCGTTTTCTGACGGGCTATGACCTGCGTCATGTGTTCAGCGACGATCTCCGTACCTTTGACCTGACGCGTATTCTGACCGGGGCGGAAGGTACGCTGGCGTTTATCACCGAAGCGAAGCTCGATATCACGCCGCTGCCGAAGAGCCGTCGTCTGGTGAATATCAAATACGACTCCTTCAACTCCGCGTTGCGCAATGCGCCGTTCATGGTGGAGGCGAAGGCGTTATCCGTTGAAACCGTGGATTCTAAGGTGTTAAACCTTGCCCGCGAAGATATCGTCTGGCACTCCGTCAGTGAACTGATTACCGATGTGCCTAATCAGGAAATGCTCGGCCTGAATATCGTGGAGTTCGCAGGGGATGATGAGGCGCTGATTAACGGGCAGGTCGACGCGCTCTGTCAGCGGTTGGATACGCTGCTGGCTACCGGCGAAGGCGGGGTGATTGGCTACCAAACTTGTAACGATCTGGCTGGCATCGAACGTATTTACGCGATGCGGAAAAAAGCAGTCGGGCTGCTGGGCAACAGTAAAGGGCAGGCTAAACCGATCCCATTTGCGGAAGATACCTGTGTGCCACCACAACATCTGGCTGATTACATTGAAGAGTTCCGCGCGCTGCTGGACAGCCATAACCTGACGTACGGCATGTTCGGCCATGTGGACGCAGGGGTGTTGCACGTCCGTCCCGCACTGGACATGTGCGACCCGCAACAGGAAATGCTGATGAAGCAGCTTTCCGACCAAATTGTCGCGTTGACGGCCAAATATGGCGGCCTGCTGTGGGGTGAGCACGGTAAAGGTTTCCGCGCCGAATACAGCCCTGAATTCTTTGGGCCGGAGCTGTATGCCGAGTTACGCCGCATCAAGGCGGCGTTCGACCCCGATAACCGACTTAATCCTGGGAAAATTTGTGCGCCGCTGGACGTGGATGCGCCGATGATGAAAGTCGATGCGGTTAAGCGCGGCACGTTTGATCGCACGATCCCGCTGACGGTGCGTACCGCGTTCCGTGGTGCGATGGAATGTAACGGTAACGGACTGTGTTTTAACTTTGACGCTCGTAGCCCAATGTGTCCGTCGATGAAGATCAGCGGCAACCGTATTCATTCACCGAAAGGCCGTGCGACGCTGGTGCGTGAATGGTTACGCCTGCTGGCGGAGCAGGGCGTCGATCCGGTAGTGCTGGAAAAAGCGTTGCCGCAGCAGAAGCTGAGCCTGCGCGCCTTTATCCAGAAGACTCGCAATACCTGGCAGGCGAAGCAGGGTGATTACGATTTCTCGCATGAAGTTAAAGATGCGATGTCGGGCTGTCTGGCGTGTAAAGCCTGTTCAACGCAGTGCCCTATCAAGATTGACGTGCCCGGTTTCCGCTCTCGCTTCCTACAGCTTTATCACACTCGCTATCTGCGTCCGGTGCGTGATTATCTGGTGGCCGGTGTCGAAAGCTATGCGCCGCTGATGGCGCGCAGCCCGAAGACGTTTAACTTCTTCCTGAAAATGCCGCTGCTGAATAACCTGAGCCGCAGCCAGATTGGTATGGTCGATTTGCCCTTACTGTCATCGCCGTCGCTGCGTCAGCAGTTTGCCGGGCATAGCGGCGTCAACACCACGCTGGAACAGCTGGAACAGTTGCCGGAAGCGGCGCGCCAGCAGTATGTGTTAATCGTGCAGGATCCGTTTACCAGCTATTACGATGCGCAGGTGGTGGCTGATTTCGTCCACCTGATCGAAAAACTGAAGCTGAAACCGGTGCTATTGCCGTTCTCGCCGAACGGAAAAGCGCAGCACATTAAAGGCTTCTTACAGCGTTTTGCCAAAACGGCCTCGAAGACGGCAGATTTCCTGAACCGTGTAGCCAAACTGGGGATGCCAATGGTGGGCGTCGATCCCGCGCTGGTGCTGTGCTATCGTGACGAATATCGTGAAATTCTGGGAGAGAAGCGTGGCGATTTCCAGGTGCAGCTGGTGCACGAATGGCTAGTGACGGCATTGGCAGACAGCACGCCGCAACCTGCCACTGGCAAATCCTGGTATCTGTTGGGGCACTGTACGGAAACCACGGCGCTGCCGATCAGCACGAAACAGTGGTCCGACATTTTCTCGCGCTTTGGTGCCAAACTGGAGAATGTCAGCGTCGGCTGCTGCGGCATGGCGGGAACCTACGGGCATGAAACCAAGAACCTTGCCAACTCGCAGGGAATCTATGCGCTGTCCTGGCAGCAGGTGTTGCAGAAGTTACCGCAGAAACGCTGCCTGACCACCGGCTATTCATGCCGCAGTCAGGTGAAACGTATGGAAGGCAGCGCATTGCGCCATCCGCTACAGGCCTTGCTGGAGATTATCTGA
- the ydiK gene encoding AI-2E family transporter YdiK — MSKYSQPPRFDLARILFSLVFITIMIIACFWVVQPFILGFAWACMVVIATWPMLIKFQALLWGRRSLAVLVMTLLLILLFIVPIAVLVSSVVDNSSALMSWGARQENFSPPTLEWLTSIPLVGEKLFNSWQALLQSGGSGLFAKVQPYFGKTATWLVAQAAHVGRFLMHCSLMLIFSALLYYKGEAVAKAVRHFAIRLGQERGDAAVILAAQSIRAVALGVVVTAIVQSVLGGIGLGLSGIPYTTLLTVLMFLCCLAQLGPLPVLIPAIIWLYWTGDTTWGTILLVWSCFVGTIDNIIRPVLIRMGADLPMLLILSGVIGGLLAFGMIGIFIGPVVLAVSYRLLFAWMREIPEPQNILSVNTSNTTDKE; from the coding sequence TTGAGCAAATATTCTCAACCACCACGATTTGACCTGGCCAGAATCCTGTTCAGTCTGGTGTTTATTACCATCATGATTATTGCCTGTTTTTGGGTGGTGCAGCCTTTTATTCTGGGATTCGCCTGGGCATGTATGGTGGTCATTGCCACCTGGCCGATGCTGATTAAATTTCAGGCACTATTATGGGGGCGGCGTTCTCTGGCAGTGCTGGTGATGACGCTGCTGCTTATCCTGCTATTTATTGTCCCGATTGCCGTTCTTGTCAGTAGCGTGGTGGATAACAGCTCTGCGCTGATGAGCTGGGGAGCCCGGCAGGAAAACTTTTCGCCCCCGACGCTGGAGTGGCTGACGTCCATTCCTTTAGTGGGAGAGAAATTATTTAACAGCTGGCAGGCGCTGTTGCAAAGCGGTGGCAGCGGTCTGTTCGCCAAAGTGCAACCCTATTTTGGTAAAACGGCGACCTGGTTGGTGGCACAGGCGGCGCATGTCGGGCGTTTTCTGATGCACTGTTCCCTGATGCTGATCTTCAGCGCCCTGCTTTATTACAAGGGCGAAGCCGTTGCGAAGGCCGTGCGACATTTCGCTATCCGGCTGGGACAGGAGCGCGGCGATGCCGCCGTGATTCTGGCAGCACAGTCAATTCGTGCCGTCGCACTAGGCGTGGTAGTAACAGCTATCGTGCAATCGGTGCTAGGCGGAATCGGTCTGGGGCTATCCGGGATTCCCTACACCACACTATTAACCGTTCTGATGTTTCTATGTTGTCTGGCGCAGTTGGGGCCACTTCCGGTACTTATCCCTGCCATTATCTGGCTGTATTGGACAGGCGATACCACCTGGGGCACCATCCTGCTGGTATGGAGCTGTTTCGTTGGCACCATCGATAACATTATCCGTCCGGTATTAATCAGAATGGGAGCCGATCTTCCTATGCTGCTGATTCTTTCTGGCGTGATTGGTGGGTTGTTGGCGTTTGGCATGATTGGGATATTTATTGGTCCGGTCGTCCTCGCCGTTTCCTACCGTCTGCTGTTTGCCTGGATGCGTGAAATCCCCGAACCGCAAAACATCCTCTCCGTTAATACGTCTAACACGACAGATAAAGAGTAA
- the sufB gene encoding Fe-S cluster assembly protein SufB has translation MARSTVDVPDDVQIWMGDGRYKEGFFTQLETDELAHGINEDVVRAISAKRNEPEWMLEFRLNAYKAWLEMEEPHWLKAHYEKLDYQDYSYYSAPSCGNCDDSCGSEPGAKQQSGITDVNNYLTSEVENAFNQLGVPVREGKKVAVDAIFDSVSVATTYRHELAEKGIIFCSFSEAIQEHPDLVRQYLGTVVPANDNFFAALNSAVASDGTFVYIPKGVRCPMELSTYFRINAAKTGQFERTILIADDDSYVSYIEGCSAPVRDTYQLHAAVVEVIINKNAEVKYSTVQNWFSGKDDAEGGILNFVTKRALCAGEHSKMSWTQSETGSAITWKYPSVILRGDYSVGEFFSVALTNGRQQADTGTKMIHIGKNTRSTIISKGISAGRSENTYRGLVKIMPSATNARNFTQCDSMLIGSECGAHTFPYVEVRNNTAQLEHEATTSKIGEDQLFYCLQRGISEDDAISMIVNGFCKDVFSELPLEFAVEAQKLLAISLEHSVG, from the coding sequence ATGGCTCGTAGCACGGTAGATGTACCTGATGATGTCCAGATCTGGATGGGTGATGGACGCTATAAAGAAGGTTTTTTCACGCAGTTGGAAACCGATGAGCTGGCGCATGGCATCAACGAAGATGTCGTACGGGCGATCTCGGCGAAGCGTAATGAACCTGAGTGGATGTTGGAATTCCGTCTCAACGCCTACAAAGCGTGGCTGGAGATGGAAGAGCCGCATTGGTTAAAAGCCCATTACGAAAAACTCGACTATCAGGACTATAGCTATTATTCCGCGCCTTCCTGCGGTAACTGCGATGACAGCTGCGGCTCTGAGCCCGGCGCCAAGCAGCAATCCGGGATTACGGACGTGAATAATTACCTGACCAGCGAAGTAGAGAATGCGTTTAATCAGCTGGGTGTTCCTGTCCGTGAGGGCAAGAAAGTGGCGGTCGATGCGATTTTCGACTCCGTATCTGTGGCGACCACGTATCGGCATGAGCTGGCTGAAAAAGGCATTATCTTCTGTTCATTCAGCGAGGCGATTCAGGAACATCCCGATCTGGTACGTCAGTATCTCGGTACGGTCGTACCGGCGAACGACAACTTCTTTGCGGCGCTGAACTCGGCGGTTGCCTCTGACGGCACGTTTGTGTACATCCCGAAAGGCGTGCGCTGCCCGATGGAACTGTCGACGTATTTCCGCATCAACGCGGCGAAAACCGGTCAGTTCGAGCGTACGATCCTGATCGCCGATGATGACAGCTACGTCAGCTACATCGAAGGCTGCTCCGCGCCGGTTCGTGACACCTACCAACTGCACGCCGCGGTGGTGGAAGTCATCATCAACAAGAATGCCGAAGTGAAATACTCCACGGTGCAGAACTGGTTCTCCGGTAAAGATGACGCAGAAGGCGGGATTCTGAACTTCGTGACGAAGCGCGCGCTGTGTGCCGGTGAGCACTCAAAAATGTCATGGACGCAGTCAGAAACTGGCTCAGCGATTACCTGGAAATACCCGAGCGTTATTCTGCGCGGTGACTACTCCGTCGGCGAATTCTTCTCTGTTGCCTTGACCAACGGTCGTCAGCAGGCCGATACCGGCACCAAGATGATTCACATCGGTAAAAACACCCGTTCGACCATCATCTCCAAAGGGATTTCCGCCGGACGCAGTGAGAACACCTATCGTGGTCTGGTGAAGATCATGCCGAGCGCGACCAACGCCCGTAACTTCACCCAGTGTGACTCTATGCTGATCGGCAGCGAGTGCGGCGCACATACCTTCCCCTACGTGGAAGTGCGCAACAATACCGCGCAGTTGGAGCACGAAGCGACGACCTCGAAAATTGGTGAAGACCAACTGTTCTACTGTCTGCAACGCGGTATCAGCGAAGATGACGCTATTTCGATGATCGTGAACGGATTCTGTAAGGACGTCTTCTCTGAATTGCCGCTGGAATTTGCGGTAGAAGCACAAAAGTTACTGGCGATTAGCCTGGAACACAGCGTCGGTTAA
- the menI gene encoding 1,4-dihydroxy-2-naphthoyl-CoA hydrolase, protein MLWKRQVTLEQLNEPSQTCMVGHIGIRYTHIAEDSLEALMPVDSRTRQPFGLLHGGASVVLAESLGSVAGYLCSEGDQQVVGLEINANHLRAVREGEVRGVCRALHVGRRSQVWQIEIFDNQNRLCCISRLTTSVITP, encoded by the coding sequence ATGCTATGGAAACGACAGGTTACGCTTGAGCAGCTTAATGAACCGAGCCAAACGTGTATGGTGGGCCATATCGGTATTCGTTATACCCATATCGCGGAGGATTCTCTGGAAGCGTTGATGCCAGTGGATTCTCGCACGCGTCAACCGTTTGGCTTATTGCACGGCGGTGCATCTGTTGTGCTGGCGGAATCGCTGGGTTCCGTCGCGGGCTATTTGTGTTCTGAAGGCGATCAGCAGGTGGTGGGGCTGGAAATTAACGCCAACCATCTGCGAGCCGTGCGCGAAGGGGAAGTGCGGGGCGTATGCCGGGCGCTTCACGTTGGCCGCCGTAGCCAGGTGTGGCAGATTGAGATTTTTGATAATCAGAATCGCCTGTGCTGCATTTCACGTCTGACGACGTCGGTCATTACACCGTAA